The DNA segment AAGTGATTATTATTCAATAAAAAGTGAAGAAATAAGATTGAAAAAATATTATATATATGCACCTTTTACCGGTACTTATACCGATGTTTTTCTTCAGGTTGGTTCAATAGCAAATCCCGGTAGTCGCATTGGTAATATAATAAAAACAAACAAACTGGAAATTGAAGTTCCTGTTGATATTAATTATTTTAACTGGATAAAAATTGGAGATGAAGTACAGGTTTTGACAGATAATAATAAATTGAACTATAAAGGAAAAGTTATCAGAAAATCAAATTTTGTTGATACCAAAACACAATCAATCAGTGTATTTGTTAAATTGGATGTTCCAGACCATCAGCTATTTGCTGGCTTATATCAAAAAGTAGTTTTTCCGGGTATAATAATAAAAAATGCTATGGAAATACCAAGAAATGCTGTTTTTAATAATAATGAAGTATATATAGTAAAAGACGGAAAACTTGTAAAAAAAGAAATAATTATTCACAAAATTAATCAGACAACACTCATATTTTCAGGATTGGAAGAAGAAACTGAATTAGTTATTGAACCCCTTATAAACATTACTGAAAATACGGAAGTTGAAATACTTAATAATGTGAATAAAGAATAACAAATAATATAAACGCAGAGTCGCAAAGTCGCAGAGAAAACAAACAATGTAAAATATTTATAATAAAAAAAATAGAACTTTTAAAAAACTCTGCATCTCTGTGTCTCAGCGTTCAATTTCTTTAATGCAAAGTTGTAGAGAAAAAATTAAATCGAATGAATAATTACATAATGGCAAACGAACAGTAACAAGAAAAAAACATGAAAAAAATAATAACAATATTCGTTAAATATCCTTTTTATGCTAATATAATTATCGTTATTCTTATTCTTGGTGGATGGATTGGCATCAGTAATATGAAAAAGTCTTTTTTTCCCGAAAGGCAATCAAGGAATATTACAATAACAGTTACATATCCGGGCGCTTCTCCTAAGGAAATGGAGGAAGGAATAACAGTAAGAATAGAAGAAGCAATAAGAGGTATTGTTGGTATTAAAGAAATAAATTCCACATCATCCGAAAATTTCTCGAGAGTAAGAATTG comes from the Bacteroidales bacterium genome and includes:
- a CDS encoding efflux RND transporter periplasmic adaptor subunit, with protein sequence MNKRKIIIIISVVGIIVISMIIMRVLSNMKPESPKKAHTLVKRYVKVEKVKYSNIESEIISSGRVLSQHSIDISSEVQGKLLEGNVPLKKGQKFNKGDLLIRIFNEDAIYNINSRRSRFLNTLANIIPDIKVDYKENYDAWIEFFNSLDIEKNLPKLPDIKSNKEKIFLAGKNLLSDYYSIKSEEIRLKKYYIYAPFTGTYTDVFLQVGSIANPGSRIGNIIKTNKLEIEVPVDINYFNWIKIGDEVQVLTDNNKLNYKGKVIRKSNFVDTKTQSISVFVKLDVPDHQLFAGLYQKVVFPGIIIKNAMEIPRNAVFNNNEVYIVKDGKLVKKEIIIHKINQTTLIFSGLEEETELVIEPLINITENTEVEILNNVNKE